AAAACTGCtcaacatttatacattattactgACCAATTTGCTGAATAAAAGTGTGCTGTGAAATAGTTTGGCCAATTTATAaacacacaatatacatttaattgcatttagtgattaaataatttttaattttatctctgttatatatatttttaagtcaaaacCTATTGAAGACTACTAAAATACTATACTGTATTGAATATACATATGAAATGTGTGCTACCAAAAACTATATTAGTTTAATACCACCTTTTAAATgagaatattatactaaaataaacatgtgAATGCATTGTTCAAACTTTTAATTGATGTACAGCatttttagtacataatattgctCTATGTtgtattgattaaaatacacgtcataattatatttttttaacgtgtacactaacattttattttttttgcggcgataatatttttattttaaacttaatttgatatagttttttaattgtttttaattaatatatatatattcaattttgttataatttgtttctGGGTTTAAACCAATTGAATACTCATACATACTCCAAGCATTTGTggtgatattttatacttaatgtttttggtatttatataataatttactctgAGTACAAATCTTgtaccattataattttaatacaatatagccaatttatttttgaatatgtgttttatgtatttatattattttttttttaattaggttcctttttagatattttgtaaGGATGGgtctataaaaaatgtttttggtaggtacattaaattattgttttcataattgacagttgaaattaatttacaaaaaataaatcgcTAAACTTAGGTAAATTCAAGGAAAGGTaatagtattcaaaaatattggtgtacctacctaccatttaCATTCTTCTTTAATAGAATTCTGCGGATGTGTCTTGTAACGGACATACCTAGTCTCAACGGATATCCCCTTGAAATTCTCGTATAACATTTAAGATGTCAATATCCGTACAACCATTTCCATAGGCCGCCAAAGTTTCCTTAAACCCACAACAGGCTCTAATATACtgcattgaataaaattaacgaTGCTGGGAACACGATTCTACTCTTCTCGTCAATCCAAATCGAAATCTGTTGGGCCGTAGTCGTTAGGCCACCATGTAATTGACGTGCTGACTCTTCAGATACCTTGAATTTGACCTTGCCCATCGCTTTCATTTCCATCGTGTAGGGTAATTCTACGTTCAATTCTGAGGTACCCTTAACATATTTTACCGAtcgttattaagtattaattatgatataatatataaatatattaattgataatatttttataatattaagcaaGTAcaaggtaggttaggttaggttttgaaaacaatttgactctttttaagctgtttacggacattgtcagttttcaatttttagattctgagcgaagcgatgaatgtattgattttacaatgatgtgattttttttattttttgtgtctgtcatcaccttttaggacagtaaaagtgcttggattttcttcaacagtaacttttctgataggaaagtgaatctagttggtactttgggccTTGGGGAgtcaaatgtaaaaatttcccagtagttttcaaaagcgacgtgaaaaacaaaagaaaaattaaggaaaaacgggaatttttatgcaaaatctgttttcgagaaaatagattttggcttttggtgtaactctaaaacaaatgaccgtagggacatgaaattttgactgaatgtttataattgcatttcctatacaccataacattttccaaatattttgagctgtttacggacattgtcaatttccatattttttagttttttttctataaatatcaataaaattttatctgttgagtaaaaaaccttgaaaatttaatagaaggctattgtttcaaaggcagatgaaaaaaattaaaaatccttagtcacagtttttatttataggcatttaaagttcaaattttgacaaaatcacgaaaattagcatattattttgagttgagaattcataaaaatttttctttttaaatctaaaatttgaaaatgtaatataagattactcataaatttttctacctttaccaaaaaaaaaaatgtctacaagaaacttaaattaaatttttatgagcgtctgaaatttatatttttacaacatttgatattcactcaatatctcatgtaacgattttattattttgttgtaattaaaaaacaaattactgtagatacttgaaaatttcactgaatgtttatattagcattttctatacaccataaaattttgaaaataatttgactatttttgaactgtttacggacatagtcagttttcaatttttttagttttgttttctatatatatcaataaaatgttattttctgggtaaaaaaacatgaatatttaaagcaaggctcctgatatattattacaatagcagttgaaaaatattaaaaatacataggcacaatttttttttataggcatttaaagtttgaattttgacaaaagtacaccagtggcgtatttaggtcATGAGCGGCTCCAGAGACATTGCCCCCCCTGGCCAAGTCATAATTTTCTGGcaatttcgattatttttttttgtaattttgtttttaatagtataaaattgtttagaaatacagctaggggggggggggagctgaTTTAGGTTAGGTacaccagtggcgtatttaggaatttttcaAGGATGGGTCCAGCTAATTTTCCAAACACCTTAATTTACCGTCGGTACGCATGACGCATCTATAAATGGTATACCGCAAGTTTAACTTCTTGAACGATCAATATTGAATCGATACGTATCGATAAACTCGAATTTCTTcctttaaaatcataaatatataaagttataacataCACACAacctacttatattacaaactattaattaaagtatttttttttaaggcacccggtgccgatgccattttgtcctgaaaaatacactctgcgggaataacgataccgccttgtagaatcaaccccccctaaataggtatcgggtattagattagtggaaaagtcttataattgaggggggaaactaaaatataatatttaattttcaaattgtattgaATTGTGGAaagtttgaaaaactggcaccgagACCCTTAAGTACAAATtacttgtaaataaaaataaacacgtcATCGTTGCGTAAGACTGATAACTTCGCACTCTGATTAGAATCTGAAAGactagatttatataatatttacccatatttataatattagtcatCATAGTCAatagtcatcactcatcacgCATTTACACATCAGGCGCAGAGATAAAATCTTTAGATACATTTAGGCACTAGATAGCTAGGTACTCCTTACTTTTTAATGGGGTAACTGATGTTAAtagtattattctattattatttctgtatattatataatacgatgtGTACCTTCTTGCCTTACGccctatatactacctataaacAATAGACTCTTACAATAGTAAGACCTACGTACTTAATACACAGAACTGtggattatacatttttttggagagttttattcattttatcaaacaaacgtaatatattatgtatagtgcgTACTACTACCTAATTAATAGTTAAGAAACAGTAAACTCTTTACACACGTGAAATATGCGGCGTAGGTAAAGATAATATGGAATAATCTCTTGTTTAATCTCGATTCTCGACGTGCGTTGTAAATTAGTgatagtgggggggggggggggtgtaggACGCCCTCATAAATACCTAGTCGTCAAATatggatttttgtttttagttgtgatgttgtgaaattaaaaacttaataagtaattcacataatattacctactgcctacaggaaatattattatagaaatcatatttttttctttacaaataggtaattgacttgaaacattttcaataatcaataaggaaataggtataagacataggtagtaggtacctagaagGTTGtagaatattgtatttgtatatacagTCACATGGGTATCTGGGCATCTAGTacacctatgtattataatattctacaacTGTTACTGTTTTAATTTGCAATGctaataaatttatgttataatactaaaaaccaAATGAACTTTTCAAAAAggataggtactaggtagttagGAAGAACTAAATAAGCAAAGATGtaagaacaaatataaataaaaactatattatacccgCCTACCTAAGGTTTTATAGaggtaacttataatttagtatatatattgaatatagatatattataataattattattattattattatctatacataggTAATCTAGTTTGTAGATTATCTATGGATGTTTTGAACACCATTACAGTATTGCAccgaatatcaaatatttaaatcacgAATTgcacaaattttaaatcataatatattggtagTGCATGTTATACAAAATAGGATCAGCACgcacacattttaaatatctacagTCACTAGTTAGAGTCAACATCTGagaacacattattttttttcttaggtataatacctacctacataattatttttacgcaGGGAAACAATAAATTAGAGTATCTATAGCAGTATAGCCTATGTATAACTCTGATGAAAAACGGCCGATAAGTGCGTGATGAATGATGGCGGCTCACTTTTCTTTAGCCGTacaatacctatagtaaatattattttattcaataaagtgCACAGTGCAGGCGTAATGCAGTTTTCACTTGATATCTATTCTGAAATGTTGTTTTTCGTATTGGTTATTTTCACCATAACGGAAACAACGTTGTATGACATCGACATtatctgaaaaaatattgacatttaattattgtgttcaaGTAATATTTCTTaactattataaacaaaatgatGTTAATACGCAAGCGAATATTTGAAGGTTGACAATCTTTTTCGGTGTAGCTTTTATCACCCAATTATTAGCATCATTCATCCGCATTGCCAATAATAACAacttcttaaattttaaatccatcTGGGTCCAGTTGCAACAGTATATGCTATAGTTGACTAATTCTctctgtataaaataaaatataccatcaAACCAAGTCGTTTTAcgtcaataatattaatcttaatATACATATCGGTTCATGTTGTCAaatagataacaataaatatacaacTCTATAGAAACATAAACAATTGTTGATCCGAGCTTAAGTAGGGTGAGGAATATATCCGGTTCCATTTTTAagcatacctataatagtacaatGTAATTCAGTCGTTTAAAAACAtatgaatttatgattaatcaataaaatatttatacggacgtataatttatactatacagATGAGCGTCAATTTGTCGTATACGATATTTTACCGTAGTCAACAAATCATCGTGGATAACTTCATCGTCAGTTTAGTAACTAGCTCAtcgatagttaaaaaaaatacgagtaccTATCAAagaactttataatttataataaatgtaaatgttatttttttatcatatacctaatatgaaaaagtatatacaatttttcgattgcagcattaattttaattaattaattatcaaatacctacattattttttaatagataaaagtTACCGTTGGTTTTagaattttatgtaatttataaaactaaatatttctagctTATTCAGTCAATGATATCACAAACTTGAAAAGTTGTagctatatagtaggtatgccatatataaacatttcattttttttatcaaaaaagtaaaaacttggtTGACACTGCAGTATTGCACTACCACCACTACATCTCATAATCTATAAAGCAACGTTCTTAGTTCTGACTCTGAATCGAGAGTAATAAAATTCACtccgtaaataaaaaaaaaattttttatttttaatttaaaaaacgtttattttgcgatattttatattacaacggtAATGATTGAGGTTGGGATTATAATGCACTATGCATTGGTTTCCAAATCTACGCGATACTcgttttataacatacctacattgaattttttgacgattttaaatttaatgtcatttttgcatttaaagatttttagagcattttgaagttttttctaaatttaaattaaaaattttatttttaaatttgcacatgtttttatatgatttttataataaatatatgatctaaAGTCTAAACCTATATAGTtacggaaaaaaaatagttaattttcagaTTACATAAGTAGTCTAAATGTTAAGTTCTGTCTGTTAAACATttctacaattatttaaaagtttaaaatgtatattagaatttatatctttagtattaaaaataaaaataatttagtgcactatttagaatttttggggcattttttagtttttcaaaaacattaaaatcatcaataataatatatgataatcaaCCCAGAAAAATCCAAGGGAGGGGCAACTGTCCCTACTTCCTCCCCCCCCCCTGCGGACGCCCTTGGCGGTAATAGTGTATACTCATAAACATTTCGTATCGAAAGGGGTTTCAATACGTCAATATCTACGTTGTCTATAGCATGTAATATCTAATAGTTaattaacagtataatattatagttaaaacttaaCTAATGATCATACCACAATGAACCGGTATGTCAGGAGTATGATAGAAGCTGAATTACTTGCAACCGTCAATAAAACAATGTATCTCACTACCGAAAAGaatgattttattttcctaaaaaaaaaaaaatcgtaaataggtaaacgttaaattttttaaacatatattcaCATTCTTAACAATTTGGgggtatagtttatattataattttgtttaacgaTTTGATTTGcataatacaatgttatatgtaaaaacatatatttataataaaatattcattactcACATCATCCAGAGGCCTCTTAAGACGTTACaccgacatttgttgtctccgtcttacaagtccAGAACATTGCAAATTTGACGctcagttaatttaaaaattagagtgaattgacctcttataaaatgtaaaggtaagattattatctaggcaatagggtttttattatattatagttttaaagggtactatgagtattttaagatgtacaaataatttacatttttaaaatactcataactcgctttgaaattaaaatataatatgaatcttATGACATtgcatagataataatcttacctttcaaagaggtcaattcactctaatttttatactaacggagctaaacgtgatctactgagcattaaatttgttatgttatgcacttttaagacggagacaacaaatgtcggtgtaaccactgtaacgtcctcttaagtcaAATTTTACGATAAGAAGAGAACCTAACTTAACCTTCCATGTGAATATTCTGATACTCTTACCCACAGCCCACAGGGACGATATCGTATATctgcaatatgtatatataaggaATATACTCACAAATTAAGTTGCCCTTGATCATGTAATATTGACTTAAATTCTTCAAAATaacctgtaataatattatgtaacaataaactaattataactcataacattatgttaaaaaaaattgattctcatgcatactattatactattatatatttatattaacatattatttattcttttgatTTGTACTCTAccatattatgttgaatttagATTGATTACTAAACATCAAGTGgaaagtgcataatatattttaatatatctaaataagtTAGAAAACTAAATACGATAAGAtttatacttaaacatttttttttaagtcttaCTTATTCGAGGACTGTTTTCGTGCCCCAAGTTCTTAAACGCCTGAACGAGAATATCCTGTTGAGACATTATAGCTGAacaaaatgatattaataatacatttgtcatgataaaaatgtatgcaatatacaatgttaaattaacttcaattatgtaaaaaattacaaaatactgATTATAAGTGTAAGCAGTTACGCCGAAATTCAAGTTCAAGATATTCTGATAAcgaacatttaaattttccgaTGTTGTCAACATATTGATTGCGATCGGAAACATAAGCCATTGTATCGTGACTACAATTGATAAAATTACATACCAGTTTGTAAATTGTCTAATTTTATCACGATAATTGTAAAGAGTAGTTTTGTATTTAACACACTGTTCACTTGTGAAAAAATCATATCGCGTTACGTTGAATAGGTCCGATACTTTGTTCGCATTATACAAGTATACGGTCAACCTCCAAAAagaaattagaatatttaaattagtaaaagtAATAAGGAAATAGTCGATTTTGTTGTCAGTATCTTCACTGAATAATCCCACACTTccgtaaattataaaacactggACTACCCCggtgtacacaatataaaaaagCTGGTGAACGTTCCATCCATAAATCATTATTTCACTAGGATCAAATATCTGGTAGAATTGACACTGCTTTAATAGTTTCAAGTTAATAGCTACGTCGTCATCTTTAAGAGTACTCATTGAATTAGGTTGTATCGGTTaaatctgtaaaataaaaaaacagtgaAATTTGTGATAACATTCGAAGGAATACAATGATTGTTTTGTTCCAAagttatgaataaaaaacaatttataaaaaaaagtgggaaATGCTTTGATGTACATTAGGCGTTTAGAGAGTCACTGTATGGATgtgaaattttaatgaaa
The Metopolophium dirhodum isolate CAU chromosome 7, ASM1992520v1, whole genome shotgun sequence DNA segment above includes these coding regions:
- the LOC132949713 gene encoding uncharacterized protein LOC132949713; this translates as MSTLKDDDVAINLKLLKQCQFYQIFDPSEIMIYGWNVHQLFYIVYTGVVQCFIIYGSVGLFSEDTDNKIDYFLITFTNLNILISFWRLTVYLYNANKVSDLFNVTRYDFFTSEQCVKYKTTLYNYRDKIRQFTNWYVILSIVVTIQWLMFPIAINMLTTSENLNVRYQNILNLNFGVTAYTYNQYFVIFYIIEVNLTLYIAYIFIMTNVLLISFCSAIMSQQDILVQAFKNLGHENSPRISYFEEFKSILHDQGQLNLKIKSFFSVVRYIVLLTVASNSASIILLTYRFIVRELVNYSIYCCNWTQMDLKFKKLLLLAMRMNDANNWVIKATPKKIVNLQIFACIMSMSYNVVSVMVKITNTKNNISE